In Nymphaea colorata isolate Beijing-Zhang1983 chromosome 10, ASM883128v2, whole genome shotgun sequence, the genomic stretch TTGAATCTGTTCATTGTGTTCTTGTAACCTTCATCCTTAGTAGAAGTTTTTTCAGGGCGACAAACAAGCCATCATTCGGTATCTTTTATATTTGTCTATGGTTTTATCCTCGCTGATTTGAGGGTGTGCTTCAGCTCTCAAAGATAACAGTACTAGCTTTGCATCGGCAACTGCATCCTTCTTAATCCTGCTTTGAGAAAACCCTTATAGGGCTACGGATCTTTCGTGTAGATCTCCACTGAAAGGAAGCCTGGCCGAAGGATCTGTAAGGTTTTACTAACATCTACTGGAACACCAATTACTAATTATGGTCGCAACTGCATCTTTCTTAATCCTGCTTTGAGAAAACTTTTTAAGGCTACGGATCTCTCGTGTAGATCTCCAGTGAAAGGAAGCCTGACCGAAGGATATGTAAGGTTTTACTAAGACATCTACTGGAACACCAATTATTGACTATGGTCGCAACTGCATCCTGCTTTGAGAAAACCTTTTTAAGGCAATGGATCTCTCGTGTAAATCTCCACTGAAAGGAGGCCTGGCCGAAAGATCTGTAAGGTTTTACTAAGACATCTACTGGAACACCAATTACTGATTATGGTCcccatttctctctccctatgTGTTTGCGTGGGGAACATATTTTATTGTCTTCTGATTACCGTGATTGCGAGTTTGTATAAActtaacttgttatttacttttttaaaaaataattttgtatgtggtatgcatgcatgcactttataaatattatatatgtataaacgTAACGTTATCCCTTTGTTCATGCAGTAATTATTAACAGTCTGAACGGTTATTCTGATGATTATCATACAGCATAAATAACACTGTATCTCGAATAGCTCCAAATACTTAAATATTATTAAATCATTGACGAAGCTTCTCTGATAAAATTCAGATAGAGAGATGATGAAGAGAAATCTCCATCTACTCTCAACGCCACAAAAAATGGGAATCAAATATGAGATGCATCTCAGCTCGTGCTTTCTCAACTGCATGCAACTCAAAGAATCTGAATCTTATGTGGAAATTTTGCTTTATCATTTTAtggtgaaacatgaaaatggtcTCTTCAGCGACCAGTGATGGTAGCGTTAGATGTAAAAGTTAAGAGAGTGACAATTAAAAGAGTTGGTGATAGGTAGAGTGAAGGCAGTCTCAACTACATGCAACTCAAAGAATCTGAAACATGTGTGGAAATTTTGCCTTATCATTTTAtggtgaaacatgaaaatggtcGCTTCAGCGGCCGATGATGGTAGCGTTAGATGTAAAAAGTTAAGAGAGTGACAATTAAAAGAGTGGTGATCGGTAGAGTGAAGGCAGCTATCGATCGAGCAACAAGACGACAGTCGTCGACCACACAGTCGTCGATCGGTTCCTGTCGGCGCCTTCAGCTACAGACCAAGGAGGGAGAGGGTGCATGTGGTGCAGGGGCTACATGTATGGGCCCCCTTCCTTCATCAGTCATATCAACCACTCGACCCACAGCGTGCAGCCAACGGCTGCCATCCTCATCTAAAAAGATTCACCAACAACTTGGACGATATCTAATCTTCATCCAAATCCGGACTAGTTAATTTGTCCTTCTCGTACTTTGATCACGTCCAGTACCCCAGCACACAGTAAAAGAGatatcaaaaggaaaaagaaaattcagtaTACAATTAATTAAAAGTATGATTAAAAAGGTAATGAATTAGTGTAAGAAGTGGATTTCATGAATCGGCTACCAATTGGcctatttttaataaaattgattttgacaacctcGTCTCTCATACTGTCTCTTTTCAGATTGAGTGTTCTtgataaaaatcaaacaaacgAATCATCCCCTCCACAATGTACTAAAGTTGGCATTCCTTTGTTACAGTGGAAACACGATTCTGATGCCCAAActtaaaatggtcatttggtgTTTGGATGTAATAGATGACTCTATTATAACTAAACTTTGATTTTTAATACTTGAATCGCAAAATCTACCTTCTGTGGAAATGCTTGCTTAGACCACTGaccattctattttctttcgcAGTTCATGTTAGTGACCAAGTGTGGCCACATAAGGAAATTGATCTTGGAGAGCTCGGAAACGGATCTGTCAAGAATTGACCTGCCGGATTTGCCAGGTGGGCCTGAGATTTTCGAGAAGGTGGCCAAGTTCTGCTATGGTGAAAACTTCGAGATCACTGTGAGAAATGTGGCCGCGCTCCGCTGTGCGGGAGAGTACCTGGAAATGTCTGAAGCTTATTGCCAGGAAAACTTGATCTCTCGAACGGAGGAATTCCTTGCACGAGCCGCACTCACCACCTTTTCCGGTGCCATCGCCGTGCTTAAGAGCTGTGAGGAGTTTATGCCCATGGCTGCGGAGCTAGAAATAGTTCAGCAGTGCTTGGATGTTGCAAGCTTGAAGGTATGGCTTGCTTGTACAAGAATTCCAGAAATTGAACACCAGCTTTGTTTTAAACTGAGAATTAAATGGTTAAccgttttcttttgaaatctaGTTTTTTGGGAATTCTGGATGTTATAAAATCTCGTCTACATCATTTGGCAGCTGATACGAACAAAGAACTTTTCGATTTCACTTCACGTTTATCCATTCTGGTTATTCGGAAAATTTAGCCTTTTTCTCCTAAATGTATTCAATGCCAATTTCAGGCTTACAACGAATCAAATTCCCCCATGAGGCCTCCTCCTGGAAGGTGGATGGAGGAGCTCTCCATCCTGTCTGTCGATTCCTTCAAGCAATTCATGGTCTCCCTCAAATCTCGAGGCGCGCGGATGCAGACCCTCGCTGCCACGGTCATGACGTTCGCCGAACGTTCCCTTCGGGAGCTCGTTCGTGACCGGACCGGAGGTGCGGCGATCTCCGGTCGGGCGGGCGACGTCAATCAGAGAAGGCGGCAAAGGGAGACGCTCGAGGGGATCGTCGGGACAATGCCGGACGAGACAACTGCATTCCCGGTGTCCTTCCTATGTTGCCTTCTCCGGGCCGCCATATTCTTGGACTCCGCCCTCGCGGTGCGGGGCGAGTTGGAGCAGCGGGTGGCGGCGGTGCTGGAGCATGCGGCAGTGGACGACCTACTCGCGGTGGGAATGGGGTACGAGGGCGAGCGGCTGGTGGACCACGAGAGCGTGAGGCGGATTGTGGCGGAGTTCGcggagaaggaaaaggagaggaaagggagcagcttAAGGGACGCGGCAGTGAGGGGGACCGCCTCCGAGG encodes the following:
- the LOC116261969 gene encoding root phototropism protein 2-like, which codes for MAAPTKSARLSVAVEKTGKWVLSQDVPSDVVVQVGETNFCLHKFMLVTKCGHIRKLILESSETDLSRIDLPDLPGGPEIFEKVAKFCYGENFEITVRNVAALRCAGEYLEMSEAYCQENLISRTEEFLARAALTTFSGAIAVLKSCEEFMPMAAELEIVQQCLDVASLKAYNESNSPMRPPPGRWMEELSILSVDSFKQFMVSLKSRGARMQTLAATVMTFAERSLRELVRDRTGGAAISGRAGDVNQRRRQRETLEGIVGTMPDETTAFPVSFLCCLLRAAIFLDSALAVRGELEQRVAAVLEHAAVDDLLAVGMGYEGERLVDHESVRRIVAEFAEKEKERKGSSLRDAAVRGTASEAMQRVAKTVDLYLAEIATDGDLSISTFTAMAVLIPKSARTHDDDLYRAADIYLKAHPGLDEIDREKVCSIMDPLSLSHNARVHASQNKRLPVQVVLHVVYYDQLTVRCEDHKLSDASITRNQVSADVSLIRENESLRMELDKMKAIVSGLQRGSEPAAAAKTSKRPTFFASVSKTFGKLNPFRHGSKDTSQIEIITCGSIDITKPKKRRFSLS